One window of the Peptacetobacter hiranonis genome contains the following:
- a CDS encoding amino acid ABC transporter permease has protein sequence MSFDFVGPYLPTFMKSTLTTIEISFIALFFGFIIGLILCLAKMSKNGIFKALSTIYIEVIRDTPLLVQLSIIYYGLPQIGINFPSLFGIPSDFIAGAFALSINSGAYVAEIMRSGIQSVDKGQMEASRSLGLSYWATMRHVIVPQAVKNILPSLANEFVSLVKESAILSFIGVIDIMFTANTVKNATYDSFGPYLFAAAIYFVLTFTLSKLVGLLEKKMAASN, from the coding sequence ATGAGTTTTGATTTTGTAGGACCATATTTACCAACCTTTATGAAATCGACACTAACAACTATAGAAATATCATTTATAGCATTATTCTTCGGTTTTATAATAGGGCTTATACTTTGCTTAGCTAAAATGTCAAAAAACGGCATATTCAAAGCATTATCAACAATATATATAGAAGTAATTCGTGATACACCACTTTTAGTACAGTTATCAATCATATATTACGGACTTCCACAGATAGGAATTAATTTCCCAAGTTTATTTGGAATACCAAGTGACTTTATAGCAGGTGCTTTTGCATTATCTATAAACTCTGGTGCATATGTAGCAGAGATAATGAGATCTGGAATACAGTCAGTAGATAAAGGTCAGATGGAAGCAAGTAGATCTTTAGGACTTAGCTACTGGGCAACTATGAGACATGTAATAGTTCCTCAGGCAGTTAAAAATATACTTCCATCATTAGCGAATGAATTTGTTTCATTAGTAAAAGAATCAGCAATACTATCATTCATAGGAGTAATCGACATAATGTTTACTGCTAATACAGTTAAAAATGCTACATACGATAGTTTTGGCCCATATCTATTCGCAGCGGCAATCTACTTCGTATTAACATTTACTCTATCAAAACTAGTTGGCCTTCTTGAAAAGAAGATGGCAGCATCAAATTAA
- a CDS encoding transporter substrate-binding domain-containing protein — protein sequence MKMKKLVSLGMAMVLSLGLVACGNGGGEESSEAADKLDAVKESGKLVVAMSADYPPFEFHSTKGGEDKVVGVDADLAKAIAKEIGVDVEFKEMTFDGLVGALKADKVDMVISGMSPTEERKKNVDFSEVYYTGKNVLVVREGEEDKITSEDQVKSMKVATQKGSIQETYANKIGCTGLKSLESVPDLMMELKNGNVDAVIVNDTVGLINVNQIDGIALSSFNLPEGDAEESMAIAVKKGNNTAYLEAINKAVKDFVANDLQKSLEDNSALAAQE from the coding sequence ATGAAAATGAAAAAATTAGTAAGTTTAGGAATGGCAATGGTATTATCTTTAGGTTTAGTAGCTTGTGGCAACGGAGGAGGAGAAGAATCTTCTGAAGCAGCAGATAAACTAGACGCAGTAAAAGAAAGTGGTAAATTAGTAGTAGCTATGTCAGCTGACTATCCACCATTTGAATTCCATTCAACAAAAGGTGGAGAGGATAAAGTAGTAGGTGTAGATGCAGACTTAGCAAAAGCTATAGCTAAAGAAATAGGTGTAGACGTAGAATTTAAAGAAATGACATTTGATGGATTAGTAGGAGCTTTAAAAGCAGATAAAGTTGATATGGTAATATCAGGAATGTCTCCAACAGAAGAAAGAAAGAAAAATGTAGATTTCTCAGAAGTATACTATACTGGTAAAAACGTACTTGTAGTAAGAGAAGGAGAAGAAGATAAAATAACTTCTGAAGATCAGGTTAAATCAATGAAAGTAGCAACTCAGAAAGGTTCTATACAGGAAACATACGCTAATAAAATAGGATGTACAGGATTAAAATCTCTTGAATCAGTGCCAGATTTAATGATGGAACTTAAAAATGGAAATGTAGATGCAGTAATAGTTAATGATACAGTTGGTTTAATAAATGTAAATCAGATAGATGGTATAGCATTATCTAGCTTCAACTTACCAGAAGGTGACGCAGAAGAAAGTATGGCTATAGCAGTTAAAAAAGGAAACAACACAGCATACTTAGAAGCAATAAACAAAGCAGTAAAAGATTTCGTAGCTAACGATCTTCAGAAATCATTAGAAGATAACTCAGCTTTAGCTGCTCAGGAATAA
- a CDS encoding transporter substrate-binding domain-containing protein, translating to MKMKKLISLGMAMVLSLGLVACSGGEDKEASTSSTSDKLEQVKESGKLVVGIYPDYPPFEFHSTANGSDEIAGVDKDLGEAIAKELGVEAEFKEITFDGLIGALKADKIDIILSGMSPTPERDKSVDFTDLYYTGKNIVAVKEGEEDKIKSVDELKNLKIAVQKGSIQEAYVTKLGCTSIKSLEAIPDVMTELKNGNVDAVVVNDTVGILNMQEMGGLVQANLELPNGDSEEGMAAAIKQDDNNKAFLEAVNKAVNNFKSNEFEKSLKENTDLATKENK from the coding sequence ATGAAAATGAAAAAATTAATCAGCTTAGGAATGGCAATGGTATTATCTTTAGGCTTAGTAGCCTGCAGTGGAGGAGAAGATAAAGAAGCTTCAACTTCATCAACATCAGACAAATTAGAACAGGTAAAAGAAAGTGGAAAATTAGTTGTAGGTATATACCCAGACTACCCACCATTTGAGTTCCACTCAACAGCTAATGGATCAGATGAAATAGCAGGAGTTGATAAAGATCTAGGAGAAGCAATCGCTAAAGAGTTAGGTGTAGAGGCAGAATTCAAAGAAATAACATTTGATGGACTTATAGGAGCATTAAAAGCAGATAAAATTGATATCATACTTTCAGGAATGTCTCCAACACCAGAACGTGATAAAAGCGTAGACTTTACAGATTTATACTACACTGGTAAAAACATAGTAGCAGTTAAAGAAGGAGAAGAAGATAAAATAAAATCAGTAGATGAATTAAAAAATCTTAAGATAGCAGTTCAGAAAGGTTCAATACAGGAAGCATATGTAACAAAACTTGGATGTACTTCTATAAAATCTCTTGAAGCTATACCAGATGTTATGACAGAACTTAAAAATGGAAATGTAGATGCAGTAGTAGTAAATGATACAGTTGGTATATTAAACATGCAGGAAATGGGTGGACTTGTTCAGGCTAACTTAGAACTTCCAAATGGGGATTCTGAAGAAGGTATGGCAGCAGCTATAAAACAGGACGACAACAACAAAGCTTTCTTAGAAGCAGTAAACAAAGCAGTAAACAACTTCAAATCTAATGAGTTTGAAAAATCATTAAAAGAAAATACAGATTTAGCAACAAAAGAAAATAAATAG